The following proteins come from a genomic window of Oricola thermophila:
- a CDS encoding DUF3563 family protein: MARNRFARTIGRIASAISGPAREKIENDYLNKATSIYDLERRMQEIDRGKFRNF, translated from the coding sequence ATGGCCCGCAATCGCTTCGCAAGAACCATCGGACGGATCGCCAGTGCAATCAGTGGCCCGGCGCGTGAGAAGATCGAGAACGACTACCTGAACAAGGCTACCTCGATCTACGATCTCGAGCGTCGCATGCAGGAAATCGATCGCGGCAAGTTCCGCAACTTCTGA
- a CDS encoding metallophosphoesterase, with amino-acid sequence MSLLYAIGDIHGRRDLLEPLLAAIDADAAARGTAMRIVFLGDVIDRGPESRQALDLVLETVRARPGSALVLGNHEEFMLRFLGDPADRARIARHWFANGGLTTLASYGFDAQDRIDTIAARFLRDFPGHVEALMQAEWMVAAGRYCLVHGGIDPALPLSAQDPGTTRWIRDEFLEHREPLEKIVVHGHTPTETLLPEIHPNRIAIDTGAFHSGHLTCAALDIDGNAPPRFLATDDRGAAVEVSEIDPLRLD; translated from the coding sequence ATGTCCCTCCTCTATGCCATCGGCGACATCCACGGCCGGCGCGACCTTCTGGAACCGCTCCTGGCAGCCATCGACGCCGATGCCGCCGCGCGCGGCACGGCCATGCGCATCGTCTTTCTCGGCGACGTGATCGACCGCGGCCCGGAAAGCCGGCAGGCACTCGACCTCGTGCTGGAGACTGTCCGCGCTCGGCCAGGCTCGGCACTGGTCCTCGGAAACCACGAGGAGTTCATGCTCCGTTTTCTTGGCGATCCGGCAGACCGCGCAAGAATCGCGCGGCACTGGTTCGCCAATGGCGGGCTGACGACGCTGGCATCCTACGGCTTCGATGCGCAGGACCGAATCGATACCATCGCCGCCCGCTTCCTGCGCGATTTTCCGGGCCATGTCGAGGCGCTGATGCAGGCCGAATGGATGGTCGCCGCCGGCCGCTACTGCCTCGTCCACGGCGGTATCGACCCCGCCCTGCCGCTTTCGGCGCAGGACCCCGGAACGACGCGCTGGATCCGCGATGAGTTCCTCGAACACCGGGAACCGCTGGAGAAGATCGTCGTCCACGGCCACACGCCCACCGAGACGCTGCTGCCGGAAATCCACCCGAACCGGATCGCCATCGATACCGGCGCATTCCATTCCGGCCATCTCACCTGCGCGGCTCTCGACATCGACGGCAATGCGCCGCCCCGCTTCCTCGCCACCGACGACCGGGGGGCAGCCGTGGAGGTTTCGGAAATAGACCCGCTCCGCCTCGACTGA